A part of Gambusia affinis linkage group LG19, SWU_Gaff_1.0, whole genome shotgun sequence genomic DNA contains:
- the clcn7 gene encoding H(+)/Cl(-) exchange transporter 7 isoform X5, with the protein MANITKKVSWSSRGDESGAAGEETPLLNGSEQSRPLRQQDSARGRPKEIPHNEKLLSLKFESLDYDNIENQLFLEEERRMSFMAFRCLEISRWVICGLIGFLTGLIACFIDIVVEELAGLKYKLIKENIVKFTEAGGLSISLLLWAALNSFCVMWGAIIVAFIEPVAAGSGIPQIKCFLNGVKVPRVVRLKTLVVKVVGVIFSVVGGLTVGKEGPMIHSGAVLAAGISQGRSTSLKRDFKIFEYFRRDTEKRDFVSAGAAAGVSAAFGAPVGGVLFSLEEGASFWNQLLTWRIFFASMISTFTLNFFLSIYHNKPGDLSNPGLLNFGRFESEAIEYNLYEIPLFIAMGAIGGVLGAFFNFLNYWLTIFRIRYVHRPCLQVMEAMLVAAVTATVAFIMIYFSTDCQPLRPDHSEEYPLQLFCADGEYNSMATTFLNTPERSVRSFFHNPTGTYNALTLGLFTLTYFFLACWTYGLAVSAGVFIPSLLIGAAWGRLCGILLASTTSTASMWADPGKYALIGAAAQLGGIVRMTLSLTVIMMEATGNVTYGLPIMLVLMTAKIVGDYFQEGLYDLHIKLGSVPFLHWEAPATSHWLTAREVMSSPVTCLSRIEKVGTIVDTLSNTSTNHNGFPVVVQVSGDDEPAKLCGLILRSQLIVLLKHKVFVELARSRLSQRKLQLKDFRDAYPRFPPIQSIHVSQDERECMMDLTEFMNPTPYTVPQDTSLPRVFKLFRALGLRHLVVVDDDNRVVGLVTRKDLARYHMGKHGLEELQLAQT; encoded by the exons CAGGATTCAGCGAGAGGGCGACCCAAAGAGATCCCTCACAATGAGAAGCTGCTGTCACTTAAGTTTGAG aGCCTGGACTATGACAACATTGAAAACCAGCTGTTTCTGGAGGAGGAGCGGAGGATGAGCTTCATG GCTTTTCGCTGTCTGGAGATCAGCCGCTGGGTGATCTGCGGCCTGATCGGCTTCCTGACGGGCCTCATCGCCTGCTTTATAGACATCGTGGTGGAAGAGCTGGCTGGACTCAAATACAAATTGATTAAAGAAA ATATTGTAAAGTTTACAGAAGCAGGTGGACTGTccatctccctcctcctctgggCTGCCCTTAACTCTTTCTGTGTCATGTGGGGGGCCATCATAGTCGCCTTCATTGAG CCCGTCGCAGCAGGAAGTGGGATTCCTCAGataaaatgtttcctaaatGGAGTCAAGGTTCCCAGGGTGGTACGGCTCAAG ACTTTAGTGGTAAAAGTGGTGGGTGTAATCTTCTCTGTGGTCGGTGGTCTGACAGTAGGAAAG GAAGGCCCAATGATCCACTCTGGTGCCGTTTTAGCAGCTGGCATCTCGCAGGGCAGAAGCACTTCCTTAAAAAGAGACTTTAAG ATATTTGAGTATTTCCGGAGAGACACAGAAAAAAGGGATTTTGTTTCCgccggagctgctgctggagtttcTGCTGCGTTTGGAGCCCCAgttg GCGGCGTTTTGTTCTCTCTGGAGGAAGGAGCCTCTTTCTGGAATCAGCTGTTGACATGGAGGATT TTTTTTGCCTCCATGATCTCCACCTTCACGCTGAACTTCTTCCTCAGTATCTATCACAACAAACCAGGAGACCTTTCCAATCCAGGTCTCCTCAATTTTGGACGCTTTGAGAGCGAA GCGATTGAGTACAACCTCTATGAGATTCCTTTGTTTATTGCTATGGGAGCTATAG GTGGAGTTTTGGGAGCTTTCTTTAACTTTCTCAACTACTGGCTGACCATCTTCAGGATCAG GTACGTCCATCGGCCATGTTTGCAAGTGATGGAGGCCATGCTGGTCGCCGCGGTGACCGCGACGGTGGCTTTCATCATGATCTACTTCTCCACCGACTGTCAGCCTTTGAGGCCAGACCACAGCGAGGAGTACCCACTGCAg TTGTTCTGTGCAGATGGAGAATATAACTCCATGGCCACAACCTTCTTAAACACTCCTGAGAGAAGCGTGCGGAGTTTCTTCCACAATCCAACAG GAACCTACAACGCTCTGACGCTGGGTTTGTTCACTTTGACCTACTTCTTCCTGGCGTGTTGGACCTACGGCCTGGCGGTGTCTGCCGGGGTGTTCATCCCGTCTCTCCTGATCGGCGCAGCCTGGGGGAGGCTGTGTGGAATACTGCTGGCCTCCACGACTTCTACCGCCTCA ATGTGGGCTGATCCCGGTAAATATGCCCTGATTGGAGCTGCTGCCCAGTTAG GTGGCATCGTGAGAATGACCCTCAGCTTGACGGTCATCATGATGGAAGCGACGGGCAACGTCACCTACGGCCTTCCCATCATGCTTGTACTCATGACAGCCAAGATAGTCGGAGACTACTTCcaggaa GGTTTATATGACCTCCACATCAAGCTGGGAAGCGTTCCCTTCCTGCACTGGGAGGCGCCTGCCACCTCCCACTGGCTCACCGCCAG GGAGGTGATGAGCTCACCGGTCACCTGCCTGAGCAGAATAGAGAAGGTTGGAACAATCGTCGACACGCTCAGCAACACTTCCACCAATCACAACGGCTTCCCAGTCGTCGTGCAGGTTTCTGGTGATGATGAG CCGGCTAAACTCTGCGGCCTCATACTCCGCTCTCAGCTCATCGTTCTCCTCAAGCACAAG GTGTTTGTGGAGCTCGCCCGCTCCCGGCTCAGTCAGAGGAAGCTCCAGCTGAAGGATTTCAGGGACGCCTACCCCAGGTTTCCCCCGATCCAGAGCATCCACGTCTCTCAGGACGAGAGAGAGTGCATGATGGACCTCACCGAGTTTATGAACCCGACTCCCTACACCGTTCCACAG GATACGTCACTTCCTCGCGTGTTCAAGCTGTTCAGAGCGCTCGGTCTCAGACATCTTGTGGTGGTGGACGATGATAACAGA GTGGTCGGACTGGTGACCCGGAAGGACCTGGCCAGGTATCACATGGGTAAACACGGACTGGAGGAGCTCCAATTGGCTCAGACatag
- the clcn7 gene encoding H(+)/Cl(-) exchange transporter 7 isoform X1, which translates to MANITKKVSWSSRGDESGAAGEETPLLNGSEQSRPLRQMSSGSTVFQIGRLSTVDLEEEITMEEQDSARGRPKEIPHNEKLLSLKFESLDYDNIENQLFLEEERRMSFMAFRCLEISRWVICGLIGFLTGLIACFIDIVVEELAGLKYKLIKENIVKFTEAGGLSISLLLWAALNSFCVMWGAIIVAFIEPVAAGSGIPQIKCFLNGVKVPRVVRLKTLVVKVVGVIFSVVGGLTVGKEGPMIHSGAVLAAGISQGRSTSLKRDFKIFEYFRRDTEKRDFVSAGAAAGVSAAFGAPVGGVLFSLEEGASFWNQLLTWRIFFASMISTFTLNFFLSIYHNKPGDLSNPGLLNFGRFESEAIEYNLYEIPLFIAMGAIGGVLGAFFNFLNYWLTIFRIRYVHRPCLQVMEAMLVAAVTATVAFIMIYFSTDCQPLRPDHSEEYPLQLFCADGEYNSMATTFLNTPERSVRSFFHNPTGTYNALTLGLFTLTYFFLACWTYGLAVSAGVFIPSLLIGAAWGRLCGILLASTTSTASMWADPGKYALIGAAAQLGGIVRMTLSLTVIMMEATGNVTYGLPIMLVLMTAKIVGDYFQEGLYDLHIKLGSVPFLHWEAPATSHWLTAREVMSSPVTCLSRIEKVGTIVDTLSNTSTNHNGFPVVVQVSGDDEPAKLCGLILRSQLIVLLKHKVFVELARSRLSQRKLQLKDFRDAYPRFPPIQSIHVSQDERECMMDLTEFMNPTPYTVPQDTSLPRVFKLFRALGLRHLVVVDDDNRVVGLVTRKDLARYHMGKHGLEELQLAQT; encoded by the exons CAGGATTCAGCGAGAGGGCGACCCAAAGAGATCCCTCACAATGAGAAGCTGCTGTCACTTAAGTTTGAG aGCCTGGACTATGACAACATTGAAAACCAGCTGTTTCTGGAGGAGGAGCGGAGGATGAGCTTCATG GCTTTTCGCTGTCTGGAGATCAGCCGCTGGGTGATCTGCGGCCTGATCGGCTTCCTGACGGGCCTCATCGCCTGCTTTATAGACATCGTGGTGGAAGAGCTGGCTGGACTCAAATACAAATTGATTAAAGAAA ATATTGTAAAGTTTACAGAAGCAGGTGGACTGTccatctccctcctcctctgggCTGCCCTTAACTCTTTCTGTGTCATGTGGGGGGCCATCATAGTCGCCTTCATTGAG CCCGTCGCAGCAGGAAGTGGGATTCCTCAGataaaatgtttcctaaatGGAGTCAAGGTTCCCAGGGTGGTACGGCTCAAG ACTTTAGTGGTAAAAGTGGTGGGTGTAATCTTCTCTGTGGTCGGTGGTCTGACAGTAGGAAAG GAAGGCCCAATGATCCACTCTGGTGCCGTTTTAGCAGCTGGCATCTCGCAGGGCAGAAGCACTTCCTTAAAAAGAGACTTTAAG ATATTTGAGTATTTCCGGAGAGACACAGAAAAAAGGGATTTTGTTTCCgccggagctgctgctggagtttcTGCTGCGTTTGGAGCCCCAgttg GCGGCGTTTTGTTCTCTCTGGAGGAAGGAGCCTCTTTCTGGAATCAGCTGTTGACATGGAGGATT TTTTTTGCCTCCATGATCTCCACCTTCACGCTGAACTTCTTCCTCAGTATCTATCACAACAAACCAGGAGACCTTTCCAATCCAGGTCTCCTCAATTTTGGACGCTTTGAGAGCGAA GCGATTGAGTACAACCTCTATGAGATTCCTTTGTTTATTGCTATGGGAGCTATAG GTGGAGTTTTGGGAGCTTTCTTTAACTTTCTCAACTACTGGCTGACCATCTTCAGGATCAG GTACGTCCATCGGCCATGTTTGCAAGTGATGGAGGCCATGCTGGTCGCCGCGGTGACCGCGACGGTGGCTTTCATCATGATCTACTTCTCCACCGACTGTCAGCCTTTGAGGCCAGACCACAGCGAGGAGTACCCACTGCAg TTGTTCTGTGCAGATGGAGAATATAACTCCATGGCCACAACCTTCTTAAACACTCCTGAGAGAAGCGTGCGGAGTTTCTTCCACAATCCAACAG GAACCTACAACGCTCTGACGCTGGGTTTGTTCACTTTGACCTACTTCTTCCTGGCGTGTTGGACCTACGGCCTGGCGGTGTCTGCCGGGGTGTTCATCCCGTCTCTCCTGATCGGCGCAGCCTGGGGGAGGCTGTGTGGAATACTGCTGGCCTCCACGACTTCTACCGCCTCA ATGTGGGCTGATCCCGGTAAATATGCCCTGATTGGAGCTGCTGCCCAGTTAG GTGGCATCGTGAGAATGACCCTCAGCTTGACGGTCATCATGATGGAAGCGACGGGCAACGTCACCTACGGCCTTCCCATCATGCTTGTACTCATGACAGCCAAGATAGTCGGAGACTACTTCcaggaa GGTTTATATGACCTCCACATCAAGCTGGGAAGCGTTCCCTTCCTGCACTGGGAGGCGCCTGCCACCTCCCACTGGCTCACCGCCAG GGAGGTGATGAGCTCACCGGTCACCTGCCTGAGCAGAATAGAGAAGGTTGGAACAATCGTCGACACGCTCAGCAACACTTCCACCAATCACAACGGCTTCCCAGTCGTCGTGCAGGTTTCTGGTGATGATGAG CCGGCTAAACTCTGCGGCCTCATACTCCGCTCTCAGCTCATCGTTCTCCTCAAGCACAAG GTGTTTGTGGAGCTCGCCCGCTCCCGGCTCAGTCAGAGGAAGCTCCAGCTGAAGGATTTCAGGGACGCCTACCCCAGGTTTCCCCCGATCCAGAGCATCCACGTCTCTCAGGACGAGAGAGAGTGCATGATGGACCTCACCGAGTTTATGAACCCGACTCCCTACACCGTTCCACAG GATACGTCACTTCCTCGCGTGTTCAAGCTGTTCAGAGCGCTCGGTCTCAGACATCTTGTGGTGGTGGACGATGATAACAGA GTGGTCGGACTGGTGACCCGGAAGGACCTGGCCAGGTATCACATGGGTAAACACGGACTGGAGGAGCTCCAATTGGCTCAGACatag
- the clcn7 gene encoding H(+)/Cl(-) exchange transporter 7 isoform X6 → MANITKKVSWSSRGDESGAAGEETPLLNGSEQSRPLRQDSARGRPKEIPHNEKLLSLKFESLDYDNIENQLFLEEERRMSFMAFRCLEISRWVICGLIGFLTGLIACFIDIVVEELAGLKYKLIKENIVKFTEAGGLSISLLLWAALNSFCVMWGAIIVAFIEPVAAGSGIPQIKCFLNGVKVPRVVRLKTLVVKVVGVIFSVVGGLTVGKEGPMIHSGAVLAAGISQGRSTSLKRDFKIFEYFRRDTEKRDFVSAGAAAGVSAAFGAPVGGVLFSLEEGASFWNQLLTWRIFFASMISTFTLNFFLSIYHNKPGDLSNPGLLNFGRFESEAIEYNLYEIPLFIAMGAIGGVLGAFFNFLNYWLTIFRIRYVHRPCLQVMEAMLVAAVTATVAFIMIYFSTDCQPLRPDHSEEYPLQLFCADGEYNSMATTFLNTPERSVRSFFHNPTGTYNALTLGLFTLTYFFLACWTYGLAVSAGVFIPSLLIGAAWGRLCGILLASTTSTASMWADPGKYALIGAAAQLGGIVRMTLSLTVIMMEATGNVTYGLPIMLVLMTAKIVGDYFQEGLYDLHIKLGSVPFLHWEAPATSHWLTAREVMSSPVTCLSRIEKVGTIVDTLSNTSTNHNGFPVVVQVSGDDEPAKLCGLILRSQLIVLLKHKVFVELARSRLSQRKLQLKDFRDAYPRFPPIQSIHVSQDERECMMDLTEFMNPTPYTVPQDTSLPRVFKLFRALGLRHLVVVDDDNRVVGLVTRKDLARYHMGKHGLEELQLAQT, encoded by the exons GATTCAGCGAGAGGGCGACCCAAAGAGATCCCTCACAATGAGAAGCTGCTGTCACTTAAGTTTGAG aGCCTGGACTATGACAACATTGAAAACCAGCTGTTTCTGGAGGAGGAGCGGAGGATGAGCTTCATG GCTTTTCGCTGTCTGGAGATCAGCCGCTGGGTGATCTGCGGCCTGATCGGCTTCCTGACGGGCCTCATCGCCTGCTTTATAGACATCGTGGTGGAAGAGCTGGCTGGACTCAAATACAAATTGATTAAAGAAA ATATTGTAAAGTTTACAGAAGCAGGTGGACTGTccatctccctcctcctctgggCTGCCCTTAACTCTTTCTGTGTCATGTGGGGGGCCATCATAGTCGCCTTCATTGAG CCCGTCGCAGCAGGAAGTGGGATTCCTCAGataaaatgtttcctaaatGGAGTCAAGGTTCCCAGGGTGGTACGGCTCAAG ACTTTAGTGGTAAAAGTGGTGGGTGTAATCTTCTCTGTGGTCGGTGGTCTGACAGTAGGAAAG GAAGGCCCAATGATCCACTCTGGTGCCGTTTTAGCAGCTGGCATCTCGCAGGGCAGAAGCACTTCCTTAAAAAGAGACTTTAAG ATATTTGAGTATTTCCGGAGAGACACAGAAAAAAGGGATTTTGTTTCCgccggagctgctgctggagtttcTGCTGCGTTTGGAGCCCCAgttg GCGGCGTTTTGTTCTCTCTGGAGGAAGGAGCCTCTTTCTGGAATCAGCTGTTGACATGGAGGATT TTTTTTGCCTCCATGATCTCCACCTTCACGCTGAACTTCTTCCTCAGTATCTATCACAACAAACCAGGAGACCTTTCCAATCCAGGTCTCCTCAATTTTGGACGCTTTGAGAGCGAA GCGATTGAGTACAACCTCTATGAGATTCCTTTGTTTATTGCTATGGGAGCTATAG GTGGAGTTTTGGGAGCTTTCTTTAACTTTCTCAACTACTGGCTGACCATCTTCAGGATCAG GTACGTCCATCGGCCATGTTTGCAAGTGATGGAGGCCATGCTGGTCGCCGCGGTGACCGCGACGGTGGCTTTCATCATGATCTACTTCTCCACCGACTGTCAGCCTTTGAGGCCAGACCACAGCGAGGAGTACCCACTGCAg TTGTTCTGTGCAGATGGAGAATATAACTCCATGGCCACAACCTTCTTAAACACTCCTGAGAGAAGCGTGCGGAGTTTCTTCCACAATCCAACAG GAACCTACAACGCTCTGACGCTGGGTTTGTTCACTTTGACCTACTTCTTCCTGGCGTGTTGGACCTACGGCCTGGCGGTGTCTGCCGGGGTGTTCATCCCGTCTCTCCTGATCGGCGCAGCCTGGGGGAGGCTGTGTGGAATACTGCTGGCCTCCACGACTTCTACCGCCTCA ATGTGGGCTGATCCCGGTAAATATGCCCTGATTGGAGCTGCTGCCCAGTTAG GTGGCATCGTGAGAATGACCCTCAGCTTGACGGTCATCATGATGGAAGCGACGGGCAACGTCACCTACGGCCTTCCCATCATGCTTGTACTCATGACAGCCAAGATAGTCGGAGACTACTTCcaggaa GGTTTATATGACCTCCACATCAAGCTGGGAAGCGTTCCCTTCCTGCACTGGGAGGCGCCTGCCACCTCCCACTGGCTCACCGCCAG GGAGGTGATGAGCTCACCGGTCACCTGCCTGAGCAGAATAGAGAAGGTTGGAACAATCGTCGACACGCTCAGCAACACTTCCACCAATCACAACGGCTTCCCAGTCGTCGTGCAGGTTTCTGGTGATGATGAG CCGGCTAAACTCTGCGGCCTCATACTCCGCTCTCAGCTCATCGTTCTCCTCAAGCACAAG GTGTTTGTGGAGCTCGCCCGCTCCCGGCTCAGTCAGAGGAAGCTCCAGCTGAAGGATTTCAGGGACGCCTACCCCAGGTTTCCCCCGATCCAGAGCATCCACGTCTCTCAGGACGAGAGAGAGTGCATGATGGACCTCACCGAGTTTATGAACCCGACTCCCTACACCGTTCCACAG GATACGTCACTTCCTCGCGTGTTCAAGCTGTTCAGAGCGCTCGGTCTCAGACATCTTGTGGTGGTGGACGATGATAACAGA GTGGTCGGACTGGTGACCCGGAAGGACCTGGCCAGGTATCACATGGGTAAACACGGACTGGAGGAGCTCCAATTGGCTCAGACatag
- the clcn7 gene encoding H(+)/Cl(-) exchange transporter 7 isoform X2, with the protein MANITKKVSWSSRGDESGAAGEETPLLNGSEQSRPLRQMSSGSTVFQIGRLSTVDLEEEITMEEDSARGRPKEIPHNEKLLSLKFESLDYDNIENQLFLEEERRMSFMAFRCLEISRWVICGLIGFLTGLIACFIDIVVEELAGLKYKLIKENIVKFTEAGGLSISLLLWAALNSFCVMWGAIIVAFIEPVAAGSGIPQIKCFLNGVKVPRVVRLKTLVVKVVGVIFSVVGGLTVGKEGPMIHSGAVLAAGISQGRSTSLKRDFKIFEYFRRDTEKRDFVSAGAAAGVSAAFGAPVGGVLFSLEEGASFWNQLLTWRIFFASMISTFTLNFFLSIYHNKPGDLSNPGLLNFGRFESEAIEYNLYEIPLFIAMGAIGGVLGAFFNFLNYWLTIFRIRYVHRPCLQVMEAMLVAAVTATVAFIMIYFSTDCQPLRPDHSEEYPLQLFCADGEYNSMATTFLNTPERSVRSFFHNPTGTYNALTLGLFTLTYFFLACWTYGLAVSAGVFIPSLLIGAAWGRLCGILLASTTSTASMWADPGKYALIGAAAQLGGIVRMTLSLTVIMMEATGNVTYGLPIMLVLMTAKIVGDYFQEGLYDLHIKLGSVPFLHWEAPATSHWLTAREVMSSPVTCLSRIEKVGTIVDTLSNTSTNHNGFPVVVQVSGDDEPAKLCGLILRSQLIVLLKHKVFVELARSRLSQRKLQLKDFRDAYPRFPPIQSIHVSQDERECMMDLTEFMNPTPYTVPQDTSLPRVFKLFRALGLRHLVVVDDDNRVVGLVTRKDLARYHMGKHGLEELQLAQT; encoded by the exons GATTCAGCGAGAGGGCGACCCAAAGAGATCCCTCACAATGAGAAGCTGCTGTCACTTAAGTTTGAG aGCCTGGACTATGACAACATTGAAAACCAGCTGTTTCTGGAGGAGGAGCGGAGGATGAGCTTCATG GCTTTTCGCTGTCTGGAGATCAGCCGCTGGGTGATCTGCGGCCTGATCGGCTTCCTGACGGGCCTCATCGCCTGCTTTATAGACATCGTGGTGGAAGAGCTGGCTGGACTCAAATACAAATTGATTAAAGAAA ATATTGTAAAGTTTACAGAAGCAGGTGGACTGTccatctccctcctcctctgggCTGCCCTTAACTCTTTCTGTGTCATGTGGGGGGCCATCATAGTCGCCTTCATTGAG CCCGTCGCAGCAGGAAGTGGGATTCCTCAGataaaatgtttcctaaatGGAGTCAAGGTTCCCAGGGTGGTACGGCTCAAG ACTTTAGTGGTAAAAGTGGTGGGTGTAATCTTCTCTGTGGTCGGTGGTCTGACAGTAGGAAAG GAAGGCCCAATGATCCACTCTGGTGCCGTTTTAGCAGCTGGCATCTCGCAGGGCAGAAGCACTTCCTTAAAAAGAGACTTTAAG ATATTTGAGTATTTCCGGAGAGACACAGAAAAAAGGGATTTTGTTTCCgccggagctgctgctggagtttcTGCTGCGTTTGGAGCCCCAgttg GCGGCGTTTTGTTCTCTCTGGAGGAAGGAGCCTCTTTCTGGAATCAGCTGTTGACATGGAGGATT TTTTTTGCCTCCATGATCTCCACCTTCACGCTGAACTTCTTCCTCAGTATCTATCACAACAAACCAGGAGACCTTTCCAATCCAGGTCTCCTCAATTTTGGACGCTTTGAGAGCGAA GCGATTGAGTACAACCTCTATGAGATTCCTTTGTTTATTGCTATGGGAGCTATAG GTGGAGTTTTGGGAGCTTTCTTTAACTTTCTCAACTACTGGCTGACCATCTTCAGGATCAG GTACGTCCATCGGCCATGTTTGCAAGTGATGGAGGCCATGCTGGTCGCCGCGGTGACCGCGACGGTGGCTTTCATCATGATCTACTTCTCCACCGACTGTCAGCCTTTGAGGCCAGACCACAGCGAGGAGTACCCACTGCAg TTGTTCTGTGCAGATGGAGAATATAACTCCATGGCCACAACCTTCTTAAACACTCCTGAGAGAAGCGTGCGGAGTTTCTTCCACAATCCAACAG GAACCTACAACGCTCTGACGCTGGGTTTGTTCACTTTGACCTACTTCTTCCTGGCGTGTTGGACCTACGGCCTGGCGGTGTCTGCCGGGGTGTTCATCCCGTCTCTCCTGATCGGCGCAGCCTGGGGGAGGCTGTGTGGAATACTGCTGGCCTCCACGACTTCTACCGCCTCA ATGTGGGCTGATCCCGGTAAATATGCCCTGATTGGAGCTGCTGCCCAGTTAG GTGGCATCGTGAGAATGACCCTCAGCTTGACGGTCATCATGATGGAAGCGACGGGCAACGTCACCTACGGCCTTCCCATCATGCTTGTACTCATGACAGCCAAGATAGTCGGAGACTACTTCcaggaa GGTTTATATGACCTCCACATCAAGCTGGGAAGCGTTCCCTTCCTGCACTGGGAGGCGCCTGCCACCTCCCACTGGCTCACCGCCAG GGAGGTGATGAGCTCACCGGTCACCTGCCTGAGCAGAATAGAGAAGGTTGGAACAATCGTCGACACGCTCAGCAACACTTCCACCAATCACAACGGCTTCCCAGTCGTCGTGCAGGTTTCTGGTGATGATGAG CCGGCTAAACTCTGCGGCCTCATACTCCGCTCTCAGCTCATCGTTCTCCTCAAGCACAAG GTGTTTGTGGAGCTCGCCCGCTCCCGGCTCAGTCAGAGGAAGCTCCAGCTGAAGGATTTCAGGGACGCCTACCCCAGGTTTCCCCCGATCCAGAGCATCCACGTCTCTCAGGACGAGAGAGAGTGCATGATGGACCTCACCGAGTTTATGAACCCGACTCCCTACACCGTTCCACAG GATACGTCACTTCCTCGCGTGTTCAAGCTGTTCAGAGCGCTCGGTCTCAGACATCTTGTGGTGGTGGACGATGATAACAGA GTGGTCGGACTGGTGACCCGGAAGGACCTGGCCAGGTATCACATGGGTAAACACGGACTGGAGGAGCTCCAATTGGCTCAGACatag